One part of the Enterobacter sp. 638 genome encodes these proteins:
- a CDS encoding FtsX-like permease family protein: MALRDLVHDRKVALCIIFSLIAVIAPLLLLFGLKNGIVSQLRHQLLDDPRTREVRITGNGNYDFSWLEQLAERPEVGFSIPLTRSLNTQADLVRDGQHFVAGAEVIPTGSGDPLLSDVVVPRQDNQVVLSASAARRLDLKPSDSFRLMVNRKVEGQNQRAAFALTVSGVLDDARFARPGAFVTLPLLVALEDYRDGYQVPLLQVSEGKPPRERTRFSRARVYASSLDDVPVLARWLEEQHIEAVTQAAQIEAVQAIDRVLGVIFGVIAWISATGCIASLIGAFIANIDRKRKDMAILRLLGFRRRAVTLFIVIQALFLTSVAFAAGLVLYLLGSTLFNRVLGTSLPDQAFVCHLEPLHYFAALLCVLVVALSVAAIGALRALKIEPAESLREI, encoded by the coding sequence ATGGCACTGCGCGATCTGGTCCACGATCGCAAAGTCGCCCTGTGCATTATCTTTTCGCTAATTGCCGTGATTGCCCCGCTGCTCCTGCTCTTCGGGCTGAAAAACGGCATCGTCAGCCAACTTCGCCACCAGCTGCTGGACGATCCCCGCACCCGAGAAGTGCGGATCACAGGCAACGGAAATTACGATTTCAGCTGGCTGGAACAGCTGGCCGAACGCCCGGAAGTGGGCTTTTCGATTCCCCTGACCCGCTCGCTGAACACCCAGGCAGATCTGGTGCGCGATGGTCAGCACTTTGTTGCGGGTGCTGAAGTGATCCCCACCGGCAGCGGCGATCCGCTGTTGTCGGACGTCGTCGTGCCTCGCCAGGATAATCAGGTGGTGTTGAGCGCCAGCGCGGCCCGTCGGCTCGATCTCAAGCCCAGCGACTCATTCCGCCTGATGGTTAACCGCAAAGTGGAGGGACAAAACCAACGCGCGGCCTTCGCCCTGACGGTGAGCGGCGTGCTGGACGACGCCCGGTTTGCCCGGCCTGGCGCTTTTGTCACTCTGCCGCTGCTGGTGGCGCTGGAGGACTATCGCGACGGCTATCAGGTGCCGCTGCTTCAGGTTAGCGAGGGCAAACCGCCCCGGGAGCGCACACGCTTCTCCCGGGCCCGGGTGTATGCCAGTTCGCTAGATGATGTCCCGGTGCTGGCACGCTGGCTGGAAGAGCAGCACATCGAAGCGGTCACCCAGGCGGCACAAATTGAGGCCGTGCAGGCAATCGATCGCGTGCTGGGCGTCATCTTCGGCGTGATTGCCTGGATCTCAGCGACGGGTTGTATCGCCTCGTTGATCGGCGCCTTTATCGCCAATATCGATCGCAAGAGAAAGGACATGGCGATACTGCGGCTGCTCGGTTTTCGCCGTCGCGCCGTCACCCTGTTTATTGTGATTCAGGCGCTGTTTCTGACCAGTGTGGCATTCGCTGCCGGGCTGGTGCTCTATCTGCTGGGCAGCACGTTGTTTAACCGGGTGCTGGGCACCTCGCTGCCCGATCAGGCGTTTGTCTGCCACCTCGAACCCCTTCATTATTTTGCGGCGCTGCTGTGCGTGCTGGTGGTTGCACTCAGCGTTGCCGCGATCGGGGCCTTACGCGCCCTGAAAATCGAACCTGCGGAGAGTTTACGTGAAATTTAA